CTCCTCGAACGGCGCGGTGGACCAGCTCAGGATCTCGACCTTGTCGGTGACCGTCAGCGGCGCCTGGTAGAAGCCGTCCGGTACGGCCTGCTCCACCCCCATGGCCTCGGGCTCGAACGAGAGAGCGCGCCGCGGGCGCAGGTACAGCGACCGGTGCTCCACCTCCCGCGGCGGCCACTGGCCGCCGGTCACCCGCTCGCGCGATCCCTCGACGAAGACCGTGACCGCGGGCTCGTCCAGCACACCGTTGTCGATGCCCTTGAGCCAGTAGTCGTACCACCGGAACATCTTGTCGTGCTCCTCGACGAAGGGGCGCGACTGCATCGGCGGGTAGGAACCGATGTCGAGCTTCTTGGGTCCTTTCAGGGTGTTGAACAGCTCGATCGTGCCGTCGAGCGTCCAGCCGCGTCCCTGGTCGATCTGCAGGTGGACGGGGATGTCGATGTTCTTCGCCAGGGTGATGGGATTGCGCTCCTCGTACCACTCGCCGTCGAGCTCGTTGAGCACGATGTCGAACCAGAGCTCGCGGTTCTTCGGGTACTTCAGCACGTGGACCAGGTTCGGCCACGCGGCCACGTCCGGATCCGCCAGCCGCTGCTCGACCAGCCTCTCCAACTCCTCCGGGGAGTGCTCCGCCTGCATGCGGGACTTGACGTTCGTCTGCGCGATGCCGGAGTCGCCGCCGCGCCCCTCGCGGGCGGCGCGCGGCATGAACCACATGACACCGCCGTGGTAAGTGGTCTCGTAGAAGTCGTAGTGACCACCGCTGACGAAGATCGCCTTCAGGTGCGGGGGACTCTCGGCGGCGGCGAGCACCTGCACGGACCCGAAGTAGGAGATGCCGATCATGCCGACGTTGCCGTCGCACCACGGCTGCTCGGCGACCCACTCGATGAAGTCGTAGGCGTCCCGTCCCGGTGAGACCCCGCCCGCGTTGTAGTTGCCGATCATCTCGCCGCCCGAGTCGCCGGCCCCGCGCAGGTCGCCGATGACGTGGACGTAGTCCTGCCCGACGACGCGCGCGATGTCGCCCGCCTCGATGCAGCCG
This genomic stretch from Actinopolyspora halophila DSM 43834 harbors:
- a CDS encoding CocE/NonD family hydrolase, whose product is MADFRTLDAGGQPIAVRKDLRVPMRDGVTLVADAYHGVEDGPRPALVALSPYGKELQSLALTTPPQRRPSPMWDGCIEAGDIARVVGQDYVHVIGDLRGAGDSGGEMIGNYNAGGVSPGRDAYDFIEWVAEQPWCDGNVGMIGISYFGSVQVLAAAESPPHLKAIFVSGGHYDFYETTYHGGVMWFMPRAAREGRGGDSGIAQTNVKSRMQAEHSPEELERLVEQRLADPDVAAWPNLVHVLKYPKNRELWFDIVLNELDGEWYEERNPITLAKNIDIPVHLQIDQGRGWTLDGTIELFNTLKGPKKLDIGSYPPMQSRPFVEEHDKMFRWYDYWLKGIDNGVLDEPAVTVFVEGSRERVTGGQWPPREVEHRSLYLRPRRALSFEPEAMGVEQAVPDGFYQAPLTVTDKVEILSWSTAPFEEDTELIGPGAAHVFAEIDQDDTNFVLRMWDSAPDGSRRLVTTGYLKASHRELDERTTEGNPYHPHTRAVPVEPGRIEEYVLRLYPFAATFRPGHRLIVELSNAEPLSDEHNSLLPPDAFHLPVGRPVTHKIYRDAAHPSRLVLPFTMRGAGKE